A window from Pseudomonas moraviensis encodes these proteins:
- a CDS encoding aminopeptidase P family protein, protein MSSHTLTEGSVPQRLAHTRELMRREGIHALLVPSADPHLSEYLPGYWQGRQWLSGFHGSVGTLIVTTDFAGVWADSRYWEQATKELDGSGIELVKLQPGQPSPLDWLAEQTPEGGVVAVDGAVMAVASARTLSSKLEARGARLRTDIDLLQEVWRDRPSLPDAPVYQHLPPQATVSRGEKLAKLRESLQERGADWHFIATLDDIAWLFNLRGGDVSFNPVFVSFALINQQQATLFVALSKVDADLRGVLEQDGVTLRDYSEVADALRAVPSGASLLVDPARVTTGLLDHLDSGVKLVEGLNPTTLAKSQKSEADAQHIRKAMEQDGAALCEFFAWLESAWGRERITELTIDEKLTAARERRPDYVSLSFNTIAAFNANGAMPHYHATEEEHAVIEGDGLLLIDSGGQYLGGTTDITRMVPVGTPTQEQKQDCTRVLKGVIALSRARFPKGILSPLLDAIARAPIWAENVDYGHGTGHGVGYFLNVHEGPQVIAYQAAPAPHTAMQPGMITSIEPGTYRPGRWGVRIENLAMNREAGTSEFGDFLKFETLTLCPIDTRCLIADLLTQEEKQWLNAYHSEVRERLSPLLEGAALGWLNERTVAI, encoded by the coding sequence ATGAGTTCCCACACCTTGACCGAAGGATCGGTGCCTCAGCGCCTGGCGCATACCCGTGAACTGATGCGCCGCGAAGGCATCCATGCGCTGCTCGTGCCGTCCGCCGACCCGCATCTGTCGGAATATTTGCCGGGTTACTGGCAGGGCCGGCAATGGCTGTCGGGTTTCCACGGTTCGGTCGGTACGCTGATTGTCACTACTGATTTCGCTGGCGTGTGGGCCGACAGTCGTTACTGGGAACAGGCGACCAAGGAACTCGACGGCAGCGGCATCGAACTGGTCAAGCTGCAACCGGGGCAGCCGAGCCCGCTGGACTGGCTGGCCGAGCAAACCCCAGAGGGCGGCGTGGTGGCGGTCGATGGTGCGGTGATGGCAGTGGCGTCGGCGCGCACACTGAGCAGCAAGCTCGAAGCACGCGGCGCTCGTCTGCGCACCGATATCGACCTGTTGCAGGAAGTCTGGCGCGATCGCCCGAGCCTCCCCGACGCGCCGGTCTATCAGCATCTGCCGCCGCAAGCGACTGTCAGCCGCGGTGAGAAACTCGCGAAGCTGCGCGAGTCCTTGCAAGAGCGTGGGGCCGATTGGCATTTCATCGCCACCCTGGATGACATCGCCTGGCTGTTCAACCTGCGCGGTGGTGATGTCTCGTTCAATCCAGTGTTTGTTTCGTTCGCCTTGATCAATCAGCAACAGGCGACGTTGTTCGTCGCCCTGAGCAAGGTCGATGCCGATCTGCGCGGCGTGCTCGAACAGGATGGCGTGACGCTGCGTGACTACAGCGAAGTGGCCGATGCATTGCGTGCTGTGCCGAGTGGCGCGAGCCTGCTGGTCGATCCGGCGCGAGTGACCACAGGTTTGCTGGATCACCTGGACAGTGGCGTGAAACTGGTCGAAGGCCTGAACCCGACCACGCTGGCCAAATCGCAGAAAAGCGAAGCCGACGCTCAGCACATCCGCAAAGCGATGGAGCAGGATGGCGCGGCGTTGTGCGAATTCTTCGCCTGGCTGGAATCGGCGTGGGGTCGCGAGCGCATCACCGAGCTGACCATTGACGAGAAACTCACCGCCGCTCGTGAACGTCGCCCCGATTATGTTTCGCTGAGTTTCAACACCATTGCCGCGTTCAATGCCAACGGCGCGATGCCGCATTATCACGCTACCGAAGAGGAGCATGCGGTGATCGAGGGTGATGGTCTGTTGCTTATCGATTCCGGTGGCCAGTACCTCGGCGGTACGACCGACATCACCCGCATGGTCCCGGTGGGAACTCCGACCCAAGAGCAGAAGCAGGATTGCACGCGTGTGTTGAAAGGCGTGATTGCCCTCTCACGGGCACGCTTCCCGAAAGGCATTCTGTCGCCGCTGCTCGACGCCATCGCCCGTGCGCCGATCTGGGCTGAAAACGTCGATTACGGTCACGGCACCGGTCACGGCGTGGGCTATTTCCTCAACGTTCACGAAGGTCCGCAGGTGATCGCCTATCAGGCCGCGCCGGCGCCGCACACAGCTATGCAGCCGGGAATGATCACATCGATCGAACCCGGTACTTATCGTCCAGGCCGCTGGGGTGTGCGCATCGAGAACCTGGCGATGAACCGCGAGGCCGGTACCAGCGAATTCGGCGATTTCCTCAAGTTCGAAACCCTGACGTTGTGCCCGATCGATACCCGTTGCCTGATTGCGGATCTGCTGACC